A region of Betta splendens chromosome 13, fBetSpl5.4, whole genome shotgun sequence DNA encodes the following proteins:
- the agfg1a gene encoding arf-GAP domain and FG repeat-containing protein 1a isoform X2, translated as MAASAKRKQEEKHLKMLREMTSLPPNRKCFDCDQRGPTYANMTVGSFVCTSCSGILRGLNPPHRVKSISMTTFTQQEIEFLQKHGNEVCKQIWLGLYDDRTSSVPDFREPQKVKEFLQDKYEKKRWYVPPEQAKVVASVHASISGSSNSSTSSTPEVRPLKSLLGESAPSLYLNKNTPPNQSPVVSRGQHQHQIHDKKFDLLSDLGGDIFAAPSSVNAGASSGFANFAHFNSHSTAQNTNTNADFANFDAFGSTSGSTSGFPSAPQATFQPNTAFTVLSSSRSMGEFATALHLQGAHSSASGGLANPNFANFDNFPKSCSADFGSFSSSSQSNTTGAGKDGVQSTSIPADRYAALAHLDNMFSSANSEPGGGIPGAVSSAGAGSLPPRQPAVPAGGDRYAALAELDTVFSSSAPATSVYNTTSTSKGAVFGSETRVSTAQQPLPGMAQGFGAQSTNPFVAGVAPAAAAAAPPSNPFQSNSRTANVAAAAAAAAASFGTGSMSMPAGFGNAAAYNLPTSFSGTFQQPFPGQAPYPQPPVYPQQANGGGFPAFGQAKPVVSAFGQTMAGPMVSSNPFLGAGPSAQYPAGGSSTNPFL; from the exons ATGGCGGCGAGTGCGAAGCgaaaacaagaggagaaacaCCTGAAGATGCTGAGAGAAATGACGAGTTTGCCTCCCAACAGAAAGTGCTTTGACTGCGACCAGCGCGGCCCGACCTATGCGAACATGACCGTGGGCTCCTTCGTGTGCACCTCCTGCTCTGGCATCCT ACGAGGACTTAATCCGCCCCACAGAGTCAAGTCTATATCCATGACAACTTTCACGCAACAGGAAATAGAGTTCCTGCAGAAACATGGCAATGAG GTATGTAAACAGATCTGGCTTGGTCTTTATGATGACAGAACCTCATCAGTACCAGACTTCAGAGAACCACAGAAAGTCAAGGAATTTCTTCAAGACAAATATGAGAAAAAGCGATG GTATGTGCCACCTGAGCAAGCCAAAGTAGTGGCGTCAGTCCATGCTTCCATATCTGGCTCCTCAAACagtagcaccagcagcaccccAGAGGTTAGACCACTGAAGTCCCTGCTGGGAGAGTCGGCCCCTTCCCTATACCTCAACAAGAACACCCCACCAAACCAG tctcctgtggtgagCCGtggacagcatcagcatcagatcCATGACAAGAAGTTTGACCTACTCAGTGACTTGGGTGGAGACATCTTTGCTGCTCCGTCCAGTGTCAATGCAGGCGCCAGCTCCGGTTTTGCTAATTTTGCACATTTCAACAGCCACTCAA CTGCACAGAATACCAACACAAATGCAGACTTTGCTAATTTTGATGCATTTGGAAGCACTTCTGGGTCGACAAGTGGTTTTCCTTCCGCACCCCAAGCAACATTTCAACCAAATACAG CGTTCACTGTGCTCTCATCCAGCCGCAGTATGGGTGAGTTTGCCACTGCTCTCCATCTCCAGGGTGCACACA GTAGCGCCTCAGGGGGACTAGCAAATCCCAATTTTGCAAATTTTGACAACTTCCCGAAATCGTGTAGTGCTGACTTTGGATCCTTCAGTTCCTCCTCCCAGAGTAACACCACAGGGGCTGGCAAAGATGGTGTACAGAGTACTAGCATCCCTGCTGATAGATACGCAGCTCTGGCTCACCTGGATAACATGTTTAGCTCTGCCAATTCAGAGCCAG GAGGTGGTATTCCCGGTGCAGTGAGTTCAGCAGGAGCAGGTAGCTTGCCTCCGAGGCAGCCTGCAGTGCCGGCGGGAGGGGACCGCTATGCCGCTCTAGCTGAGCTCGATACGGTCTTCAGTTCCTCAGCCCCTGCCACAAGTGTTTACAACACTACCAGCACCTCCAAAGG tgctgtgtttgGATCAGAGACCAGGGTGTCAACAGCCCAGCAGCCCCTGCCTGGGATGGCTCAAGGTTTTGGAG CACAATCAACAAACCCATTTGTAGCTggagtggctccagcagcagcggcagcagcacctCCATCAAACCCAttccagagcaacagcagaacagcaaatgtggcagcagcagcagcagcagcagcag CATCATTTGGCACAGGCTCAATGAGTATGCCAGCTGGATTCGGGAATGCTGCAGCCTACAACCTTCCCACAAGCTTTAGCGGGACCTTCCAGCAACCCTTTCCAGGGCAGGCCCCTTACCCTCAGCCTCCTGTGTATCCCCAGCAGGCCAATG GCGGCGGGTTTCCAGCGTTTGGACAAGCTAAGCCCGTTGTGAGTGCTTTTGGACAGACAATGGCTGGACCCATGGTCTCAAGCAATCCTTTCCTG ggTGCAGGTCCATCTGCACAGTACCCAGCAGGAGGCTCTTCAACAAATCCCTTTTTATAG
- the agfg1a gene encoding arf-GAP domain and FG repeat-containing protein 1a isoform X9: MAASAKRKQEEKHLKMLREMTSLPPNRKCFDCDQRGPTYANMTVGSFVCTSCSGILRGLNPPHRVKSISMTTFTQQEIEFLQKHGNEVCKQIWLGLYDDRTSSVPDFREPQKVKEFLQDKYEKKRWYVPPEQAKVVASVHASISGSSNSSTSSTPEVRPLKSLLGESAPSLYLNKNTPPNQSPVVSRGQHQHQIHDKKFDLLSDLGGDIFAAPSSVNAGASSGFANFAHFNSHSRGGIPGAVSSAGAGSLPPRQPAVPAGGDRYAALAELDTVFSSSAPATSVYNTTSTSKGAVFGSETRVSTAQQPLPGMAQGFGAQSTNPFVAGVAPAAAAAAPPSNPFQSNSRTANVAAAAAAAAGMMRVLHTQGYYPTFGSMSMPAGFGNAAAYNLPTSFSGTFQQPFPGQAPYPQPPVYPQQANGGGFPAFGQAKPVVSAFGQTMAGPMVSSNPFLGAGPSAQYPAGGSSTNPFL; encoded by the exons ATGGCGGCGAGTGCGAAGCgaaaacaagaggagaaacaCCTGAAGATGCTGAGAGAAATGACGAGTTTGCCTCCCAACAGAAAGTGCTTTGACTGCGACCAGCGCGGCCCGACCTATGCGAACATGACCGTGGGCTCCTTCGTGTGCACCTCCTGCTCTGGCATCCT ACGAGGACTTAATCCGCCCCACAGAGTCAAGTCTATATCCATGACAACTTTCACGCAACAGGAAATAGAGTTCCTGCAGAAACATGGCAATGAG GTATGTAAACAGATCTGGCTTGGTCTTTATGATGACAGAACCTCATCAGTACCAGACTTCAGAGAACCACAGAAAGTCAAGGAATTTCTTCAAGACAAATATGAGAAAAAGCGATG GTATGTGCCACCTGAGCAAGCCAAAGTAGTGGCGTCAGTCCATGCTTCCATATCTGGCTCCTCAAACagtagcaccagcagcaccccAGAGGTTAGACCACTGAAGTCCCTGCTGGGAGAGTCGGCCCCTTCCCTATACCTCAACAAGAACACCCCACCAAACCAG tctcctgtggtgagCCGtggacagcatcagcatcagatcCATGACAAGAAGTTTGACCTACTCAGTGACTTGGGTGGAGACATCTTTGCTGCTCCGTCCAGTGTCAATGCAGGCGCCAGCTCCGGTTTTGCTAATTTTGCACATTTCAACAGCCACTCAA GAGGTGGTATTCCCGGTGCAGTGAGTTCAGCAGGAGCAGGTAGCTTGCCTCCGAGGCAGCCTGCAGTGCCGGCGGGAGGGGACCGCTATGCCGCTCTAGCTGAGCTCGATACGGTCTTCAGTTCCTCAGCCCCTGCCACAAGTGTTTACAACACTACCAGCACCTCCAAAGG tgctgtgtttgGATCAGAGACCAGGGTGTCAACAGCCCAGCAGCCCCTGCCTGGGATGGCTCAAGGTTTTGGAG CACAATCAACAAACCCATTTGTAGCTggagtggctccagcagcagcggcagcagcacctCCATCAAACCCAttccagagcaacagcagaacagcaaatgtggcagcagcagcagcagcagcagcag GGATGATGAGGGTTCTTCATACCCAGGGCTATTATCCCACCTTTG GCTCAATGAGTATGCCAGCTGGATTCGGGAATGCTGCAGCCTACAACCTTCCCACAAGCTTTAGCGGGACCTTCCAGCAACCCTTTCCAGGGCAGGCCCCTTACCCTCAGCCTCCTGTGTATCCCCAGCAGGCCAATG GCGGCGGGTTTCCAGCGTTTGGACAAGCTAAGCCCGTTGTGAGTGCTTTTGGACAGACAATGGCTGGACCCATGGTCTCAAGCAATCCTTTCCTG ggTGCAGGTCCATCTGCACAGTACCCAGCAGGAGGCTCTTCAACAAATCCCTTTTTATAG
- the agfg1a gene encoding arf-GAP domain and FG repeat-containing protein 1a isoform X7, translating to MAASAKRKQEEKHLKMLREMTSLPPNRKCFDCDQRGPTYANMTVGSFVCTSCSGILRGLNPPHRVKSISMTTFTQQEIEFLQKHGNEVCKQIWLGLYDDRTSSVPDFREPQKVKEFLQDKYEKKRWYVPPEQAKVVASVHASISGSSNSSTSSTPEVRPLKSLLGESAPSLYLNKNTPPNQSPVVSRGQHQHQIHDKKFDLLSDLGGDIFAAPSSVNAGASSGFANFAHFNSHSSSASGGLANPNFANFDNFPKSCSADFGSFSSSSQSNTTGAGKDGVQSTSIPADRYAALAHLDNMFSSANSEPGGGIPGAVSSAGAGSLPPRQPAVPAGGDRYAALAELDTVFSSSAPATSVYNTTSTSKGAVFGSETRVSTAQQPLPGMAQGFGAQSTNPFVAGVAPAAAAAAPPSNPFQSNSRTANVAAAAAAAAGMMRVLHTQGYYPTFGSMSMPAGFGNAAAYNLPTSFSGTFQQPFPGQAPYPQPPVYPQQANGGGFPAFGQAKPVVSAFGQTMAGPMVSSNPFLGAGPSAQYPAGGSSTNPFL from the exons ATGGCGGCGAGTGCGAAGCgaaaacaagaggagaaacaCCTGAAGATGCTGAGAGAAATGACGAGTTTGCCTCCCAACAGAAAGTGCTTTGACTGCGACCAGCGCGGCCCGACCTATGCGAACATGACCGTGGGCTCCTTCGTGTGCACCTCCTGCTCTGGCATCCT ACGAGGACTTAATCCGCCCCACAGAGTCAAGTCTATATCCATGACAACTTTCACGCAACAGGAAATAGAGTTCCTGCAGAAACATGGCAATGAG GTATGTAAACAGATCTGGCTTGGTCTTTATGATGACAGAACCTCATCAGTACCAGACTTCAGAGAACCACAGAAAGTCAAGGAATTTCTTCAAGACAAATATGAGAAAAAGCGATG GTATGTGCCACCTGAGCAAGCCAAAGTAGTGGCGTCAGTCCATGCTTCCATATCTGGCTCCTCAAACagtagcaccagcagcaccccAGAGGTTAGACCACTGAAGTCCCTGCTGGGAGAGTCGGCCCCTTCCCTATACCTCAACAAGAACACCCCACCAAACCAG tctcctgtggtgagCCGtggacagcatcagcatcagatcCATGACAAGAAGTTTGACCTACTCAGTGACTTGGGTGGAGACATCTTTGCTGCTCCGTCCAGTGTCAATGCAGGCGCCAGCTCCGGTTTTGCTAATTTTGCACATTTCAACAGCCACTCAA GTAGCGCCTCAGGGGGACTAGCAAATCCCAATTTTGCAAATTTTGACAACTTCCCGAAATCGTGTAGTGCTGACTTTGGATCCTTCAGTTCCTCCTCCCAGAGTAACACCACAGGGGCTGGCAAAGATGGTGTACAGAGTACTAGCATCCCTGCTGATAGATACGCAGCTCTGGCTCACCTGGATAACATGTTTAGCTCTGCCAATTCAGAGCCAG GAGGTGGTATTCCCGGTGCAGTGAGTTCAGCAGGAGCAGGTAGCTTGCCTCCGAGGCAGCCTGCAGTGCCGGCGGGAGGGGACCGCTATGCCGCTCTAGCTGAGCTCGATACGGTCTTCAGTTCCTCAGCCCCTGCCACAAGTGTTTACAACACTACCAGCACCTCCAAAGG tgctgtgtttgGATCAGAGACCAGGGTGTCAACAGCCCAGCAGCCCCTGCCTGGGATGGCTCAAGGTTTTGGAG CACAATCAACAAACCCATTTGTAGCTggagtggctccagcagcagcggcagcagcacctCCATCAAACCCAttccagagcaacagcagaacagcaaatgtggcagcagcagcagcagcagcagcag GGATGATGAGGGTTCTTCATACCCAGGGCTATTATCCCACCTTTG GCTCAATGAGTATGCCAGCTGGATTCGGGAATGCTGCAGCCTACAACCTTCCCACAAGCTTTAGCGGGACCTTCCAGCAACCCTTTCCAGGGCAGGCCCCTTACCCTCAGCCTCCTGTGTATCCCCAGCAGGCCAATG GCGGCGGGTTTCCAGCGTTTGGACAAGCTAAGCCCGTTGTGAGTGCTTTTGGACAGACAATGGCTGGACCCATGGTCTCAAGCAATCCTTTCCTG ggTGCAGGTCCATCTGCACAGTACCCAGCAGGAGGCTCTTCAACAAATCCCTTTTTATAG